One genomic region from Sphingobacterium sp. UGAL515B_05 encodes:
- a CDS encoding aminotransferase class I/II-fold pyridoxal phosphate-dependent enzyme has translation MENFNAANEIQDLQYFGEFGGVNPSISDSSTYTFLSAKKMFDTFEGNAEGCYLYSRHSSPMNLYLAQALAKMEDTAAANVTSSGMGAITTVLLQLCKSGDHIISSRTIYGGTYAFLKNFLPPFQIETTFLDINDVEELERSIRPNTKVLYCESVSNPLLRVADLRKLSAICKKHKLKLIVDNTFSPLSISPTLLGADIVIHSLTKFINGSSDTVGGVYCGNQEFINETKNVNTGACMLLGPTMDSLRSASILKNLRTLHIRMKQHSYNAMYLAERFEKDGLKVSYPGLQSHRDHELMKTMMHETYGFGGLMTVDVETTEKANELMELMQAENLGYLAVSLGFYKTLFSCSGSSTSSEIPEEDRLKMGISDGLIRFSIGLDQDIERTYQKMRACMQKTGIIK, from the coding sequence ATGGAAAATTTTAATGCAGCAAATGAAATTCAAGATTTGCAATACTTTGGTGAGTTTGGAGGTGTGAACCCGTCAATTTCTGATAGCTCCACCTATACTTTTCTTTCGGCTAAAAAAATGTTCGACACATTTGAAGGGAATGCGGAAGGCTGTTATCTCTACTCAAGGCATTCGTCGCCCATGAATTTGTATTTGGCACAAGCCTTGGCAAAAATGGAGGATACCGCTGCGGCCAATGTAACATCTTCGGGGATGGGAGCGATTACAACAGTTCTTTTACAACTATGTAAAAGTGGTGACCATATCATTTCCAGCAGAACAATCTACGGTGGTACTTACGCCTTTCTTAAAAATTTTCTCCCGCCTTTCCAGATTGAGACGACGTTTTTGGATATTAATGATGTCGAAGAACTCGAAAGATCGATAAGACCTAACACAAAAGTGTTGTATTGTGAAAGTGTGAGCAACCCTTTATTGCGTGTCGCAGATTTAAGAAAACTTTCGGCCATCTGTAAAAAACACAAGCTAAAACTGATTGTCGACAATACGTTTTCTCCATTGTCCATCTCGCCAACACTTTTGGGAGCAGACATTGTCATTCATAGTTTAACGAAATTTATCAATGGCAGCAGTGACACAGTCGGTGGGGTTTATTGTGGAAATCAGGAGTTTATTAATGAAACGAAAAATGTGAACACAGGTGCCTGTATGTTATTGGGGCCAACGATGGACAGCTTACGTTCGGCAAGTATATTGAAGAATTTAAGAACACTTCATATACGGATGAAGCAACATAGTTATAATGCAATGTATCTTGCCGAACGGTTTGAGAAAGATGGATTAAAAGTATCTTATCCGGGCTTACAGTCGCATCGAGATCATGAACTAATGAAAACTATGATGCATGAGACCTATGGTTTTGGTGGCTTAATGACAGTTGATGTGGAAACAACCGAAAAAGCCAATGAACTAATGGAACTGATGCAGGCTGAAAATTTAGGGTATTTAGCTGTCAGCCTAGGATTCTATAAGACGCTATTCTCCTGTTCAGGTAGCTCTACGTCATCAGAAATTCCTGAGGAAGATCGTTTGAAGATGGGTATTTCCGATGGATTGATCAGGTTTTCAATTGGTCTAGATCAAGACATTGAGCGTACCTACCAAAAAATGAGAGCATGCATGCAAAAGACTGGAATTATAAAATAA
- a CDS encoding ABC transporter permease/M1 family aminopeptidase produces MFIDYFLLEVSFYFPKKWFLALLFSFVAFGYWVSIIGSFSLTGVYSNSPFVLTYTIGLVSLLNIFTIVIFSSQVFLREIDAQFSSLLYTTPVNKSIFLLSRFVLVLLITALTFLLFIIGLMLGHTLQGGQHEKFMSFRLLNYVKPYFLLVLPNIFFCTAIVSAIAWSSRSKTLVFLSGIFIYILYFIASLFSNSPLFANASPVSTETMRLMAIMDPFGLAAFFEQCQSWSPALKNSKLLQLKGNFLINRLGVFVFSAALMLFAIYQARFQHSQKQKTKPQLRETGQRPPSAKVEISVSDKGFSYKWHTFYSFLKMDIRFLVKGIPFVIIIALWVFFLGMEIYSDIDAGMRLPQRYASTGLMIRNIINSFPFFLLSLLSFYGMETVWRSRTTRMNVLEDSTPVQTTVISLAKWISLCCIALLLITISILQCIVLQFIFQYPKIEWNLYISLFYILGIPSFLYASVIISIQSIVGVKYPALLLTVLFFVLTNSFIGIMLGLEHPVFRFAKSPLQYSGDMNQFGAYLHAFSFKMVYWTSFSVLIAIYSIHKRNKAKHISAVLKSDLSLKVFSLLMFAILSVSGYRIYQKTQVSSSEAKIEWMQHYEQKYRPYQDIAQPTIVSVKTEIDLYPTSNEYVISGRYKLVNKSGAPLDSLLLYTDPSMELVQVKIDRTLQKANDNTYGHRRFKLTSPFMPGDSITMKFALKYKWTPFNRHDPMNAILANGSFMRISRYYPIFGYQHQNEIEDPLEREKRKLGKASALKKLDQPDALPYDYGYVDLETIISSDLDQTCIATGEFIRKWRKGNRNFFHYKSIGPIPFRFGISSAVYAVEKSTYDDISVEVYYDSKHPENVKQLINDSKRTLAYCQNNFGKYPFKSIRFVEISGFVSGFNATAYPGTIFMNENTTFHSDLRREKTRDVINELAGHELSHQWWGNSQIDPDDRREGATMLTETLAMYTELMCYKHKHGPEGIKNVVKMYQDLYEIGKANGADEALMRVSPGNTNVAYYKGLLAMYQLHELIGEEKINTALRRFLQQYAFPHRPPTSEDLIHEFLKISKPALHENIRKLFM; encoded by the coding sequence ATGTTTATCGACTACTTTCTATTGGAAGTCAGCTTTTACTTTCCAAAAAAATGGTTCCTGGCACTATTATTCAGTTTTGTAGCATTTGGTTATTGGGTTAGTATTATAGGCTCTTTTTCGCTTACCGGAGTTTACTCCAATTCGCCCTTTGTATTAACTTATACCATTGGACTTGTGTCGCTATTGAATATCTTTACCATTGTTATTTTTTCATCACAGGTATTTTTACGAGAAATAGATGCACAATTTTCATCACTCCTATATACAACGCCGGTAAATAAAAGTATTTTTCTACTAAGTCGTTTTGTGTTGGTGCTTTTAATTACAGCCCTCACATTTCTATTGTTTATTATTGGATTGATGCTCGGTCACACATTACAGGGAGGTCAACATGAAAAGTTTATGTCATTCCGTCTGCTCAATTACGTAAAGCCCTATTTCCTGCTTGTACTTCCAAATATCTTTTTCTGTACCGCAATTGTTAGCGCGATTGCTTGGAGCAGCCGAAGCAAGACACTTGTTTTTCTTTCGGGGATTTTTATCTACATTCTTTATTTCATCGCTTCTCTATTTTCAAATTCGCCATTATTTGCCAATGCATCACCCGTTTCCACCGAAACCATGAGATTGATGGCGATAATGGACCCTTTTGGTCTCGCAGCTTTCTTTGAACAATGTCAATCATGGAGTCCAGCCTTGAAAAACTCGAAATTGCTGCAGCTCAAAGGAAATTTTTTAATAAACCGCCTTGGTGTATTTGTATTTTCAGCCGCGCTTATGCTTTTTGCTATTTATCAAGCACGTTTTCAACACTCGCAAAAACAGAAGACAAAACCGCAGTTGCGAGAAACGGGACAGCGCCCCCCATCTGCTAAGGTTGAAATAAGCGTTTCAGACAAGGGTTTTTCTTATAAATGGCATACGTTTTATAGCTTCTTAAAGATGGACATTCGCTTTCTAGTGAAAGGCATACCCTTTGTCATTATCATTGCCTTATGGGTGTTTTTTCTTGGTATGGAAATATACAGTGATATCGATGCAGGAATGCGCTTGCCCCAACGTTATGCTAGTACTGGATTGATGATTCGGAACATCATCAATAGCTTTCCTTTTTTTTTGCTTTCCCTCTTATCTTTTTATGGTATGGAGACAGTCTGGCGCTCTCGAACTACGCGGATGAATGTACTCGAAGACAGCACTCCTGTACAGACCACTGTTATCTCACTGGCCAAATGGATCTCGTTATGCTGTATTGCATTATTGCTTATTACAATAAGCATACTGCAATGCATTGTTCTTCAATTTATATTCCAATATCCAAAAATTGAATGGAATCTATATATAAGTCTTTTCTATATTCTTGGTATTCCGTCATTCCTGTATGCTTCAGTTATTATCAGCATACAGTCGATTGTTGGAGTAAAATATCCAGCATTACTTTTGACGGTCTTGTTTTTTGTATTGACCAATTCATTTATTGGGATCATGCTTGGCTTAGAACATCCAGTTTTTCGTTTTGCGAAATCTCCCTTACAATATAGCGGCGACATGAATCAATTTGGTGCCTATCTGCATGCATTCAGCTTTAAGATGGTCTATTGGACATCCTTTTCAGTCCTTATAGCTATATATTCTATTCATAAACGAAACAAGGCGAAGCATATTTCTGCCGTCTTAAAATCAGATTTAAGCTTAAAGGTCTTCTCATTACTGATGTTTGCCATTCTGTCAGTTTCGGGTTATCGTATCTATCAAAAGACTCAGGTTAGCAGCTCTGAGGCGAAAATCGAATGGATGCAACATTATGAACAGAAATATAGACCCTATCAAGATATAGCTCAACCGACAATCGTCTCAGTCAAAACCGAGATAGATCTTTATCCAACATCAAATGAATATGTCATTAGCGGTCGGTATAAGCTTGTCAATAAATCAGGTGCTCCGCTGGATAGTCTACTGCTCTACACAGATCCCTCGATGGAATTAGTACAGGTCAAAATAGACCGTACTTTACAAAAAGCGAACGACAATACCTATGGCCATCGCCGATTTAAACTTACAAGCCCTTTCATGCCTGGAGATTCTATTACGATGAAATTTGCCCTAAAATACAAATGGACACCTTTCAACCGTCACGACCCCATGAATGCCATCTTAGCTAATGGATCTTTTATGCGTATTAGTCGCTATTATCCCATATTCGGTTATCAGCACCAAAATGAAATAGAAGACCCGCTTGAGCGTGAAAAACGAAAACTCGGAAAAGCAAGCGCTTTAAAAAAGTTAGATCAACCTGATGCTCTTCCTTACGATTATGGATATGTCGACCTTGAAACAATTATTTCCAGTGACCTCGACCAAACCTGTATCGCGACCGGGGAATTCATCAGAAAATGGCGGAAGGGGAATCGAAACTTTTTTCATTATAAATCAATAGGGCCGATTCCCTTTCGTTTTGGAATTTCTTCTGCTGTATATGCAGTTGAAAAATCCACTTACGACGACATATCCGTCGAGGTATATTATGACAGTAAACACCCTGAGAATGTTAAACAACTTATAAACGACTCAAAAAGAACTTTAGCCTATTGCCAAAACAACTTTGGAAAATATCCATTTAAAAGCATACGTTTCGTTGAAATATCTGGATTTGTTAGTGGATTTAATGCGACAGCTTATCCCGGTACGATTTTCATGAATGAAAACACGACTTTTCATTCAGACCTACGTCGTGAAAAAACAAGAGATGTCATTAATGAACTTGCCGGACATGAATTATCGCACCAATGGTGGGGTAACAGTCAAATCGATCCCGATGACCGGCGAGAAGGTGCTACGATGCTGACAGAAACGCTCGCTATGTATACTGAGTTGATGTGTTATAAACACAAACATGGCCCCGAAGGAATTAAGAACGTGGTCAAAATGTATCAGGATCTTTATGAAATTGGAAAAGCAAACGGTGCAGATGAAGCTTTAATGAGGGTATCTCCCGGAAATACAAATGTAGCCTATTATAAAGGCCTGCTAGCCATGTATCAATTACATGAATTAATAGGTGAAGAAAAAATAAATACTGCTTTGAGGAGATTTTTACAGCAATATGCCTTTCCACATCGGCCGCCCACAAGTGAGGATCTTATTCATGAGTTTCTCAAAATCAGTAAGCCTGCATTGCACGAGAATATCCGTAAACTATTTATGTAG